A region of the Methylobacterium nodulans ORS 2060 genome:
GAACTTATACAGATTAACGCGTCAGACTTCCAAACTTTCCGGACCGGGTTGGAACCGAGACGGCGCCCTGTTGCTGCTCCTCAATCCACACCTGAAGCATGCCGCGCCGGTCGAACCACTCTCCTCGTAGCCGGTATTCCGTGACTCGGCGGTGCAGCGGATCTCGTCAGCCTGCCGGCCGGGCAGCGTCGAAATGACCTCGATTGGCATGGGACAGCCGGTGCTCAGCGTCCTGATGCGCTCCTCGACCGATTGAGCCGTGAAGCCGATCTTGACGAAGCGGTCATAGCCAGCGGCATAGATCAGCCCCAACGGGAGCTAGGGCGCGCTTCCGGACGCGGGGCGGAGGATCCGTGAGATCGCCCTGTATCGTCCCAGAAGGTGTGATTCGGCTCAGGGCGGTCGCCTGGATCGGGAAGGGGGTAGCGCACCTTGTTCAGCTTCACGTAGAAGCGAGGGTGGCCGTGCCGATCCACGAAGGTGTCGAGGTGTTTGAGCTTCAGCCTCATCGCCGGCCCTCGCTCGCATTCCCGTCAGCCCCGCAACGGTGTCCGGCCCATCGCCACGTGTCCTAAGTTAAGTTCCGTGCATGCACGACGCCCCGGCTACCGATCTTCCTCCCACCGTCCTCGAAGGGAGCCGCGGACGTCCGAATTGACGGTCCGACGCGCTATGGTACGGGCGCGTACGTCAGAGCGGAGAGGGTGCTGTGTCCGAGGATGATACTCTCGCGCGGGCCTTGACCGACGTGAGCGAACGGCGAGCCGCGCTTCAGGCCGAGTACGAGCGCATCGGGGCAGAGTTGGCGAAGGTCCGCCAGGCCGAGAATGCCCTGCGGGCGATCGTCGAAAATGCTCCGCTTCCAGATCCGGCTCTCGATGCGAGCCCTGCTGTCGGGCGGGCATCGCGTATGGAGGCGCCGCGCGCCTCCGGCCGTGGCAGCCGCGGGCCTCGGGCGAACTCGGCCAAGGGCCGCCTGAGAGCACTCCTGGAAGGCGCGGGTCCGCTGGGACTCTCGCATGCTCAGATCGTGCAGCGCTTGCCAGACGTGGCGCCGGCAACGCTGAACGCGTACCTCAGCACGATGGTCGCGAGCGGCGAGGCGATCCGCAACGGCGACGTCTATAGGGGCGGCCGGTCGGACCAGCAGGAGCGGTCTGGGCAGAACACGGATGCCCGCTCTGCGGAGGAGGATGGTGGCACTGAACCGGCCGATCCTGGCGAGGAGGCCAGAGCCGCCGAGTGACCGCTGCCCTCGAATGGAGCCGCCGGCTCGCCAGCCTCTCGCCCGGCCAGCCGCCGTGCCCAGGCTTCCGACCCGACCAGTGGGTCGAGATCCTGAGCAACGCCCGGCGCTTCGTGGACGATTTCGGGCCTGAGGCCGACCGGCTCGGCTGGGACACTCTGACGCTGTTTGGCTACCACCCACAGCACGGCGTGATCCGCAGCGACTGGACGGGCGTCCTGCTGACCAGCCTCTACCCGGTCCTGGAAGTGGAGGCCGACTACCTGACGAAGTATCCCTGGACGATTCCGCGGCACAAGCCGGGGCGGTATCGGGGGATCCCGGTGTGGGAGTTCGGGCGTGGCTGACACCCCGATGATCGGCGAGCTCTACAAGCTCAAGCACGTCACGGACGAGCAGATTGATGCGGCCGTCGCTGACTACCTGAACGACCCCACGTCCGGCATGCGGCTGATCGCGGAAGGAGTCGCTCTTGATCTTGCCGCGGTCGTACTGGCCCACCCCTACGCCCGCGCGGTGCTCGCCTGGGAGAACGCGACCGAGGCGCAGCGGCGCATAGTGGTGAGGACCGCGATCCTGCTGGCGAGGCCGGCATGAGGTATGCTTCGTCGATGCGACCGTGAGGTGTGCCGATGCCGATCTATCTCGACGACGCGTGGCTCCCCACCGTTGATGGCCACACCCACGTGAAGCAAGTCTACCACGGCCAAGAGAACGTGATCGGCCGCGTGCGGCGCTGGCAATCGGCCTGACAGCCTGGGGCTAAGTGGTTCATCCGGCAAGTTATACGGCCTTGGCCAGGAGCGCGATGCCGGGCGAGCGGCGTGGGCGATGATGCCGCCGCTGGCCCACCGTTTCCTCTGCTCCGCATCCCCATCAGCCGCCGGAGTGAGCTGCGTTTAAAAGATATTTCTCCCGCTAAACAGTTGTGTACAAGCGTTTTGGGCGTGGCTGGGTTGCGCTTCCGAAGATAGCATGCTGCGATGCAGCATGGCACAAAGCAGATGCACCGCCGCGATGGCGTCGCAGCGGTGCTTGCCCTCCATGGGCGTTTCCTCCCTAGACTCCGGGCCGCCCGCGAGGGCGGCCCTTCTTTTATTCACCCGGCAGGAACGCGCCGATCGGCGAAATTGCTGTGTTTTCGTAATTGGTTGGAGCTTCACCTTGAGCCCAGTTGTCGGCGTTCAAGCACCAGCCGGTCAGCATGTCAGGACTCACCGTTCCTTCACACCGGGCGCATAGACACCTTGGTCATTATCTCTTTTGGCCTAATCCGAACGGTTGGGTTGCATCTCATTGTGCGTCGCAGCATCTACGGTGCGCCGCACAAGAAGGCGGTGCGTACCCCCGTGGAGAAACGTCTATGACGATCCAGAACCCCTTCGAGGTCCCCGCCGAGCTGCGCAACTTCGCCGACAAGAGCCTCGCGCAAGCCCAGCAGGCCGTCGCGGCCTTCTTCCAGAACACCCGCAAGCTCAACGAGACCGTCCAGTCCTCGTTCAAGACCGCCCAGCTGCCGGTTAGCGTCGCTTACGCCCGCAGCCTCGACTTCGCCGAGCAGAACGCCAACGCTGCCTTCGCGGTCGCCCATAAGATCATCCGCGCTCGTGATCTGCAGGAGGCCGGTCAGGTCCAGGCGGAGTACCTCCGTGCT
Encoded here:
- a CDS encoding phasin family protein — translated: MTIQNPFEVPAELRNFADKSLAQAQQAVAAFFQNTRKLNETVQSSFKTAQLPVSVAYARSLDFAEQNANAAFAVAHKIIRARDLQEAGQVQAEYLRAQFDTFQAQAKEIYSVAKAA
- a CDS encoding GIY-YIG nuclease family protein — encoded protein: MGLIYAAGYDRFVKIGFTAQSVEERIRTLSTGCPMPIEVISTLPGRQADEIRCTAESRNTGYEESGSTGAACFRCGLRSSNRAPSRFQPGPESLEV